A part of Saccharomonospora amisosensis genomic DNA contains:
- the trpB gene encoding tryptophan synthase subunit beta yields MSEAEQVNEKRRGGHDPDGRGHFGPYGGRFLPEALMGALDELSAEYDKARLDPEFTAEFTRLLTGYAGRPSLLTEAPRFARHAGGARIFLKREDLNHTGSHKINNVLGQALLTKRMGKKRVIAETGAGQHGVATATACALLDLECVVYMGEVDTKRQALNVARMRLLGAEVIPVATGSRTLKDAINEALRDWVTNVDTTHYLLGTAAGAHPFPVMVRNFHKVIGEEAREQMLRLTGRLPDAVAACVGGGSNAIGIFHGFIDDTDVRLVGLEPGGKGIESGEHGATLTEGTPGTLHGAMSYLLQDDDGQTIEAYSISAGLDYPGVGPEHSWLKDTGRAEYRAVTDAEAMEAFQLLSRTEGIIPAIESAHALAGAMRLGKELGADAHILVSLSGRGDKDVDTAARYFKLVEDV; encoded by the coding sequence ATGTCCGAGGCCGAGCAGGTGAACGAGAAGCGCAGGGGCGGCCACGACCCCGACGGGCGCGGGCACTTCGGGCCCTACGGCGGGCGGTTCCTGCCCGAGGCGTTGATGGGTGCGCTCGACGAGCTCTCGGCGGAGTACGACAAGGCCAGGCTCGACCCGGAGTTCACCGCCGAGTTCACCCGGTTGCTCACCGGCTACGCGGGCAGGCCCTCGCTGCTGACGGAGGCGCCCCGGTTCGCGAGGCACGCGGGTGGTGCCCGGATCTTCCTCAAGCGGGAGGACCTCAACCACACCGGGTCACACAAGATCAACAACGTGCTGGGTCAGGCGCTGCTCACCAAGCGGATGGGCAAGAAGCGCGTCATCGCCGAGACCGGGGCTGGCCAGCACGGGGTCGCCACCGCCACCGCCTGCGCGCTGCTCGACCTCGAGTGCGTCGTCTACATGGGAGAGGTGGACACCAAGCGGCAGGCGCTCAACGTGGCGCGGATGCGGCTGCTCGGGGCCGAGGTGATTCCGGTCGCCACGGGCTCGCGCACGCTGAAGGACGCCATCAACGAGGCGTTGCGCGACTGGGTGACCAACGTGGACACCACTCACTACCTGCTCGGCACCGCGGCGGGCGCGCACCCGTTCCCGGTGATGGTGCGCAACTTCCACAAGGTCATCGGCGAGGAGGCCCGCGAGCAGATGCTGCGGCTGACCGGCAGGCTGCCCGACGCCGTCGCCGCGTGTGTCGGGGGAGGCTCCAACGCCATCGGCATCTTCCACGGCTTCATCGACGACACCGACGTGCGGCTGGTCGGCCTCGAACCCGGCGGCAAGGGCATCGAGTCGGGCGAGCACGGCGCAACCCTGACCGAGGGCACCCCCGGGACGCTGCACGGCGCGATGTCCTACCTGCTGCAGGACGACGACGGGCAGACCATCGAGGCGTACTCGATCTCGGCGGGACTGGACTACCCCGGTGTCGGCCCCGAGCACTCGTGGCTGAAGGACACCGGACGTGCCGAGTACCGGGCCGTCACCGACGCCGAGGCCATGGAGGCGTTCCAGCTGCTGTCGCGCACGGAGGGCATCATCCCCGCCATCGAATCGGCGCACGCACTGGCGGGAGCCATGCGGCTGGGTAAGGAACTGGGCGCGGACGCGCACATCCTGGTCAGCCTTTCCGGCCGTGGCGACAAGGACGTCGACACCGCCGCCAGGTACTTCAAGCTCGTGGAGGACGTGTGA
- a CDS encoding SDR family oxidoreductase produces the protein MILDRFRLTGKVAVVTGAGRGIGAATALALAQAGADVVISSRTAEQLDAVSAKVADTGRKAHAVPADLADPANAAALADAAVETFGRLDIVVNNVGGTFPSPLLDTTPDFLEEAFRFNVSTAHALTRAAVPALLAAGGGSVVNISSVMGRVAGRGFLAYGTAKAALAHYTRLAAADLAPKVRVNSVAVGSVATSALEVVVNNPELRERMESATPLRRIGEPEDIAAAIVYLTSPAGGYVTGKVLEVDGGQQVPNLELGLPDLT, from the coding sequence ATGATCCTCGACCGTTTCCGGCTGACCGGCAAGGTCGCCGTGGTGACCGGAGCGGGGCGCGGCATCGGCGCCGCCACCGCGCTCGCACTCGCGCAGGCAGGTGCCGACGTGGTGATCTCCTCGCGCACCGCCGAGCAACTCGACGCCGTCTCCGCGAAGGTGGCCGACACCGGACGCAAGGCGCACGCGGTGCCCGCCGATCTCGCCGACCCGGCCAACGCCGCCGCGCTCGCCGACGCCGCCGTCGAGACGTTCGGGCGGCTGGACATCGTCGTCAACAACGTCGGCGGCACGTTCCCCAGCCCGCTGCTGGACACCACACCGGACTTCCTCGAGGAAGCATTCCGGTTCAACGTGTCCACCGCACACGCCCTCACCCGCGCGGCCGTGCCCGCGCTGCTGGCGGCGGGCGGGGGTTCGGTGGTCAACATCTCGTCGGTGATGGGCCGCGTCGCCGGTCGAGGATTCCTCGCCTACGGCACAGCCAAGGCCGCGCTGGCCCACTACACCAGGCTCGCGGCCGCCGACCTCGCCCCGAAGGTGCGGGTGAACTCCGTCGCCGTCGGCTCCGTGGCCACCTCCGCGCTGGAAGTGGTGGTCAACAACCCCGAACTGCGGGAGCGGATGGAGTCCGCGACCCCGCTGCGGCGCATCGGCGAACCGGAGGACATCGCAGCCGCCATCGTCTACCTCACCTCCCCCGCGGGCGGCTACGTCACCGGCAAGGTGCTCGAAGTGGACGGTGGACAGCAGGTGCCCAACCTCGAACTCGGCCTGCCGGACCTGACATGA
- a CDS encoding NAD(P)H-dependent amine dehydrogenase family protein: MTYRVVQWSTGNVGRNAIAGIAARPDLELAGVWVSDPRKVGVDAGELAGLGRELGVRASGDADELLALRPDCVVYTAMADDRITEAIDDLCRILRAGVNVVSSSPVFLQYPHQVVPEEMIEPIRQAAREGKASLWVNGVDPGFANDWLPLVLTGVCERIDEVRCLEILDYATYDNRKVVFDIMGFGSPLEQVPMLLQPGVLTLAWGSVVRQLAAGLGVELDAIEESHERLAAPETFDISCGTVERGTAAALRFEVRGMRNGRGVCVLEHVTRLRPDLGQDWPQPAGAGCYRVEVTGEPNYTLDLRLLGSDGDHNTAGLKATAMRLVNAVPAVVRAPAGLLTALDLPLVTGRGLVTG, from the coding sequence ATGACCTACCGAGTCGTGCAATGGAGCACCGGCAACGTCGGCCGCAACGCCATCGCCGGGATCGCCGCGCGCCCCGACCTCGAACTGGCAGGAGTGTGGGTCAGCGACCCGCGCAAGGTCGGCGTGGACGCGGGAGAACTCGCCGGACTCGGCCGCGAACTCGGGGTGCGCGCAAGCGGCGACGCCGACGAGTTGCTCGCACTGCGGCCCGACTGCGTCGTCTACACGGCCATGGCCGACGACCGCATCACCGAGGCGATCGACGACCTGTGCCGCATCCTGCGAGCGGGCGTCAACGTCGTTTCCAGCAGCCCCGTCTTCCTGCAGTACCCGCACCAGGTGGTGCCCGAGGAGATGATCGAGCCGATCCGGCAGGCGGCACGCGAAGGCAAAGCGTCGCTGTGGGTCAACGGCGTGGACCCCGGTTTCGCCAACGACTGGCTGCCGCTGGTGCTCACCGGTGTCTGCGAACGCATCGACGAAGTGCGCTGCCTGGAGATCCTCGACTACGCCACCTACGACAACCGCAAGGTCGTCTTCGACATCATGGGCTTCGGCTCGCCACTGGAGCAGGTTCCGATGCTGCTGCAGCCGGGTGTGCTGACCCTCGCCTGGGGCAGCGTCGTACGCCAACTGGCCGCGGGACTCGGGGTGGAACTGGACGCGATCGAGGAAAGCCACGAGCGGCTGGCCGCACCCGAGACGTTCGACATCTCCTGCGGCACCGTCGAGCGCGGCACGGCCGCCGCACTTCGCTTCGAGGTCCGCGGTATGCGTAACGGGCGAGGTGTGTGCGTGCTGGAGCACGTCACGCGGCTGCGTCCCGACCTGGGCCAGGACTGGCCGCAACCCGCGGGCGCGGGCTGCTACCGGGTGGAGGTCACCGGCGAACCCAACTACACCCTGGACCTGCGCCTGCTCGGCAGCGACGGCGACCACAACACCGCAGGGCTGAAGGCCACCGCGATGCGCCTGGTGAACGCGGTCCCCGCGGTCGTACGGGCACCGGCGGGCCTACTTACCGCGCTCGACCTGCCCCTTGTCACCGGCCGCGGCCTCGTCACCGGCTGA
- the lgt gene encoding prolipoprotein diacylglyceryl transferase has translation MNTASAFFLANIPSPDRGVWFIGPVPLRAYALCIIAGILVAIWWGDRRWVQRGGTKGTIVDIAVYAVPFGLVGGRLYHVITDSQLYFGEGKDPLRVLYIWDGGLGIWGAIALGGVGAWLACKRRGIPLPAVADAIAPGIVAAQAIGRLGNYFNQELYGGPTDLPWGLEIYRRVDPENPLIQDSLDGVAINNVPIEVVHPTFLYELLWNLGVALLVVWADRRFRLGHGRAFALYVAGYTAGRFWIELMRTDPANEILGLRVNVWTSMLVFAGAVAYFVLARARGPREAPETLRGHAPGEREPEEERSEESPEPEGSQEDAGDSAGDEAAAGDKGQVERGK, from the coding sequence GTGAACACCGCGTCGGCCTTCTTCCTCGCGAACATCCCCAGCCCGGATCGCGGGGTCTGGTTCATCGGGCCCGTCCCGCTGCGTGCCTACGCGCTGTGCATCATCGCGGGCATCCTCGTCGCCATCTGGTGGGGTGACCGGCGGTGGGTGCAGCGCGGCGGCACCAAGGGCACGATCGTGGACATCGCGGTGTACGCCGTGCCGTTCGGGCTCGTCGGTGGCCGGCTCTACCACGTGATCACCGACAGCCAGCTGTACTTCGGTGAGGGCAAGGACCCGCTGCGGGTGCTCTACATCTGGGACGGCGGTCTCGGCATCTGGGGCGCCATCGCGCTCGGCGGGGTCGGCGCCTGGCTGGCCTGCAAGCGAAGGGGCATCCCGCTGCCCGCCGTCGCCGACGCCATAGCGCCCGGCATCGTGGCGGCGCAGGCCATCGGCAGGCTCGGTAACTACTTCAACCAGGAACTCTACGGCGGACCCACCGACCTGCCCTGGGGGCTGGAGATCTACCGGCGGGTGGACCCGGAGAATCCGCTGATCCAGGACTCGCTCGACGGCGTCGCGATCAACAACGTGCCGATCGAGGTCGTGCACCCCACGTTCCTGTACGAACTGCTGTGGAACCTCGGTGTGGCGTTGCTGGTGGTGTGGGCCGACCGCAGGTTCCGGCTCGGCCACGGCCGCGCGTTCGCGCTGTACGTCGCCGGTTACACGGCGGGCCGGTTCTGGATCGAACTCATGCGCACCGACCCAGCCAACGAGATCCTGGGGCTGCGGGTCAACGTCTGGACGTCGATGCTCGTGTTCGCGGGCGCGGTGGCCTACTTCGTGCTCGCCCGCGCCCGTGGTCCGCGTGAGGCGCCGGAGACGCTGCGCGGTCACGCCCCGGGGGAGCGGGAACCGGAGGAGGAGCGCTCCGAGGAGTCGCCGGAACCCGAAGGCTCGCAGGAGGACGCAGGCGACTCAGCCGGTGACGAGGCCGCGGCCGGTGACAAGGGGCAGGTCGAGCGCGGTAAGTAG
- the trpA gene encoding tryptophan synthase subunit alpha translates to MSRLGELFERTGQEGRAALVGYLPAGYPTVSRSKELLAATIDAGTDLVEVGVPYSDPVMDGPTIQAAADEALRGGFRLRQLFEVVESVAARGGRAVVMTYYNPVFHYGVDAFARDLAAAGGLGLITPDLTPDEAGEWLKASQRHGLDRIFLVAPSSSEERIALTVKATTGFVYATAVMGVTGARDSVGAGAAELVRRTRGHTDLPIGVGLGVRSGDQAAEVAGFADAVIVGSALVAKAAEGTSAVSALTAELAEGVRRPAVTA, encoded by the coding sequence GTGAGCAGGCTCGGCGAGCTGTTCGAGAGGACCGGGCAGGAGGGCAGGGCCGCGCTCGTCGGCTACCTGCCCGCGGGCTACCCGACCGTGTCGCGGTCCAAGGAACTGCTCGCGGCCACCATCGACGCGGGCACTGATCTGGTCGAGGTCGGCGTGCCCTACTCCGACCCGGTGATGGACGGCCCGACGATCCAGGCGGCGGCCGACGAGGCGCTGCGCGGCGGGTTCCGGCTGCGGCAACTGTTCGAAGTGGTCGAGTCGGTCGCCGCGCGCGGTGGCCGCGCCGTCGTGATGACCTACTACAACCCGGTGTTCCACTACGGCGTCGACGCCTTCGCCCGTGACCTGGCTGCCGCGGGCGGGCTCGGACTGATCACCCCGGACCTCACCCCCGACGAGGCTGGCGAGTGGCTGAAGGCGTCGCAGCGACACGGGCTCGACCGGATCTTCCTGGTCGCGCCGTCGTCGTCGGAGGAGCGCATCGCGCTGACCGTGAAGGCCACCACCGGGTTCGTGTACGCGACCGCGGTCATGGGTGTCACCGGGGCCAGGGATTCGGTCGGCGCGGGCGCCGCCGAACTCGTGCGCCGCACGCGCGGGCACACCGACCTGCCGATCGGTGTCGGGCTGGGAGTGCGCTCCGGCGACCAGGCCGCCGAGGTCGCCGGGTTCGCCGACGCGGTGATCGTCGGCTCTGCACTGGTGGCGAAGGCGGCCGAGGGCACCTCGGCGGTGAGCGCGCTGACCGCCGAACTCGCCGAGGGTGTGCGCCGCCCGGCGGTCACTGCCTGA